The following proteins are encoded in a genomic region of Dasypus novemcinctus isolate mDasNov1 chromosome 21, mDasNov1.1.hap2, whole genome shotgun sequence:
- the LOC101432513 gene encoding keratin, type I cuticular Ha4 yields the protein MLYAKPPPTSKGIKGRRRKEKLKLHPHPPPAAHLFTYSPITSLSTMPYNCCLPNLSCRTSCSSRPCVPPSCHGCTLPGACNIPANVGSCGWLCEGSFNGNEKETMQFLNDRLASYLEKVRQLERENAELEGRIHEWCQQHVPFVCPDYQSYFRTIEELQQKILCGKSENTRLLVQIDNAKLASDDFRTKYEMELSLRQLVEADLNSLRRILDNLTLCKSDLEAQVESLREELLCLKKNHEEEANSLRSQIGDRLNVEVDAAPTVDLNRVLNETRCQYEALVETNRRDVEEWFTTQTEELNKQVVSSSEQLQSSQAEIIELRRTVNALEIELQAQHNLRNSLENTLNETEARYSSQLAQLQSLISSVESQLAEIRGDLERQNQEYQVLLDVRARLEGEINTYRGLLESEDCKLPCNPCATTNACGNSCGPRGCSQQRCC from the exons ATGCTATATGCCAAGCCCCCACCCACCTCTAAGGGTATAAAAGGAAGGCGGAGGAAGGAGAAGCTCAAACTTCATCCACATCCACCTCCAGCAGCTCACCTGTTCACCTACTCTCCCATCACCTCTCTCAGCACCATGCCGTACAACTGCTGCCTGCCCAACCTGAGCTGCCGCACCAGCTGCTCCTCCCGGCCCTGTGTGCCCCCCAGCTGCCATGGCTGCACCCTGCCCGGTGCCTGCAACATCCCCGCCAATGTGGGCAGCTGCGGCTGGCTCTGCGAGGGCTCCTTCAATGGCAACGAGAAGGAGACCATGCAGTTCCTGAACGACCGCCTGGCCAGCTACCTGGAGAAGGTGCGCCAGCTGGAGCGGGAGAACGCGGAGCTGGAGGGCCGCATCCACGAGTGGTGCCAGCAGCATGTGCCCTTCGTGTGCCCGGACTACCAGTCCTACTTCCGGACCATCGAGGAGCTGCAGCAGAAG ATTCTGTGTGGCAAGTCTGAAAACACGAGGCTGCTGGTGCAGATCGACAATGCCAAGCTGGCATCTGATGACTTCAGAACAAA GTATGAGATGGAGCTGTCCCTGCGGCAGCTGGTGGAGGCTGATCTCAACAGCCTGCGCAGGATCCTGGACAACCTGACCCTGTGCAAGTCTGACTTGGAGGCCCAGGTGGAGTCTCTGAGAGAGGAGCTGTTGTGCCTCAAGAAGAACCATGAGGAG GAAGCCAACTCCCTGCGTAGCCAGATTGGAGACCGCCTCAACGTGGAGGTGGACGCGGCGCCCACCGTGGACCTGAACCGTGTGCTGAACGAGACCAGGTGCCAGTACGAGGCCCTGGTGGAGACCAACCGCAGGGACGTGGAGGAGTGGTTCACCACGCAG ACCGAGGAGCTCAACAAGCAGGTGGTGTCCAGCTCGGAGCAGCTGCAGTCCTCCCAGGCTGAGATCATCGAGCTGAGGCGCACGGTCAACGCCCTGGAGATCGAGCTGCAGGCCCAGCACAACCTG AGAAACTCCCTGGAAAACACGCTGAACGAGACCGAGGCCCGCTACAGCTCCCAGCTGGCCCAGTTGCAGTCCCTGATCAGCAGCGTGGAGTCCCAGCTGGCGGAGATCCGGGGCGACCTGGAGCGGCAGAACCAGGAGTACCAGGTGCTGCTGGACGTCCGGGCCCGGCTGGAGGGTGAGATCAACACCTATCGGGGCCTGCTGGAGAGCGAGGACTGCAA GCTCCCCTGCAACCCATGTGCCACCACCAACGCATGTGGCAACTCCTGTGGACCCCGTGGCTGCTCTCAACAACGTTGCTGTTAA